A section of the Burkholderia mallei ATCC 23344 genome encodes:
- a CDS encoding PqiC family protein: protein MTARLLRPARVSRAAAAAATVAAAAMLAACSSSPPARFYTLDAAAAAGAAASVSANPAFLIQVPSVDVPEQVAKNQLVVQKNAAQVDVLEQERWAAPPADEIRRALSSALTRRLDTIDVANAAYPANVPVYRVSVNVQRFESWPGRHAALAAVWSVRALPSQAVMTCRTDVVEPVPAGYDALVAGHRQAIGALADQIAAGVRAMAAARARGAANWNDATAKKAAASKAAADDASAPVARCPAGPAAADSQRIGDTP, encoded by the coding sequence ATGACCGCACGCTTGCTCCGCCCGGCGCGGGTTTCGCGCGCCGCGGCCGCCGCGGCAACCGTTGCGGCGGCGGCCATGCTCGCGGCCTGCTCGTCGTCGCCGCCCGCGCGCTTCTATACGCTCGACGCGGCGGCCGCCGCCGGCGCCGCCGCGAGCGTCAGCGCGAATCCCGCGTTCCTGATCCAGGTGCCGTCCGTCGACGTGCCGGAACAGGTCGCGAAGAATCAGCTCGTCGTGCAGAAGAACGCCGCCCAGGTCGACGTGCTCGAGCAGGAGCGCTGGGCGGCGCCGCCCGCCGACGAGATCCGGCGCGCGCTGTCGTCGGCGCTCACGCGGCGGCTCGACACGATCGACGTCGCGAACGCCGCGTATCCGGCCAACGTGCCCGTCTATCGGGTCAGCGTGAACGTGCAGCGCTTCGAATCGTGGCCGGGCCGGCATGCGGCGCTCGCGGCCGTCTGGAGCGTGCGCGCACTGCCGAGCCAGGCGGTGATGACCTGCCGCACCGACGTCGTGGAGCCGGTGCCGGCGGGCTACGACGCGCTCGTCGCGGGCCACCGCCAGGCGATCGGCGCGCTCGCCGACCAGATCGCGGCCGGCGTGCGCGCGATGGCGGCGGCGCGCGCGCGCGGCGCGGCGAACTGGAACGACGCGACGGCGAAAAAGGCGGCGGCGAGCAAGGCGGCGGCCGACGACGCATCGGCGCCTGTCGCGCGCTGCCCGGCGGGGCCGGCCGCGGCGGATTCGCAGCGCATCGGCGACACGCCGTGA
- a CDS encoding paraquat-inducible protein A, whose protein sequence is MDRNALIACHECDALLHKPRLSGKDTARCPRCDALLYRSGSAQIDRICALTTGALITFLIAQGFPILEMDVNGMRVQTTLFGALEAMWNQGMPLVAVMVFCSTLLFPLVEMSALLYVLFPLRSGAIAPGFNGVLRAIQLVRPWGMIEVFMLGILVTIVKMVSLARVVPEAALFAFAALTLMLAVVVMFDPRTLWDIADSLRERAAGAAPGSADESSAR, encoded by the coding sequence ATGGATAGAAACGCCCTGATTGCCTGTCACGAATGCGACGCACTGTTGCACAAACCGCGCCTTAGCGGCAAGGACACCGCCCGCTGCCCGCGCTGCGACGCGCTGCTCTACCGGAGCGGCTCGGCGCAGATCGACCGCATCTGCGCGCTCACGACGGGCGCGCTGATCACGTTCCTGATCGCGCAGGGCTTCCCGATCCTCGAAATGGACGTGAACGGCATGCGCGTGCAGACAACGCTCTTCGGCGCGCTCGAGGCGATGTGGAATCAAGGGATGCCGCTCGTCGCGGTGATGGTGTTCTGCTCGACGCTGCTGTTTCCGCTCGTCGAGATGTCCGCGCTGCTCTACGTGCTCTTTCCGCTGCGCTCGGGGGCGATCGCGCCCGGCTTCAACGGCGTGCTGCGCGCGATCCAGCTCGTGCGCCCGTGGGGGATGATCGAGGTGTTCATGCTCGGTATCCTCGTGACGATCGTCAAGATGGTGAGCCTCGCGCGCGTGGTCCCCGAGGCCGCGCTCTTCGCGTTCGCGGCGCTCACGCTGATGCTCGCCGTCGTCGTGATGTTCGATCCGCGCACGCTGTGGGACATCGCCGATTCGCTGCGCGAGCGCGCGGCCGGCGCGGCGCCCGGCTCGGCCGACGAGTCGAGCGCGCGATGA
- a CDS encoding intermembrane transport protein PqiB, translated as MNRPQGPQHDPNAAPPTPPGGEPPVLPEPVITRRSGWLPSLVWLVPLVAALIGIGLVVKSVLERGPEITISFKSAEGLEPGKTQVKYKDVEIGMVETIKLSKDLSHVLVEVQLKKEAEDFAVKGTRFWVVRPRIGATGVSGLGTLLSGAYIGVDAGCSDETEKSFTGLETPPAVTGDQKGTQYVLRGDSLGSIDIGSPVYYRRVQVGQVVGFSLDKDGTGVTFRVFVNAPYDQYVGLNSRWWQASGVDLRLDSSGFKLNTQSLATVILGGIAFQSPPNQAAGPPAPNNMTFRLGADEGDAMREPDGEPVQVVMNFNQSLRGLSVGAPVDFRGIVLGQVTNIGIDFDPKTKNFTMPVTMNVYPDRLGRKFREASQDKGYAARREVLSRLVQHGLRGQLRTGNLLTSQLYVALDFFPKAPPVKIDLAREPVELPTVPNTLDELQLQVADIAKKLDKVPFDQIGANLNSALANADKLFKRLDTEIAPEARDTLSAAKQTFTTAEATLQQDSPLQSDVRGALKELTRTLQSLNALADYLERHPESLLKGKPGDQK; from the coding sequence ATGAATAGACCGCAAGGCCCGCAACACGACCCGAACGCGGCCCCTCCCACCCCGCCCGGCGGCGAGCCGCCCGTACTGCCCGAGCCCGTGATCACGCGGCGCTCCGGGTGGCTGCCGTCGCTCGTGTGGCTCGTGCCGCTCGTCGCCGCGCTGATCGGCATCGGGCTCGTCGTCAAATCGGTGCTCGAACGCGGGCCCGAGATCACGATCAGCTTCAAGAGCGCCGAGGGCCTCGAGCCCGGCAAGACGCAGGTCAAGTACAAGGACGTCGAGATCGGGATGGTCGAGACGATCAAGCTGTCGAAGGATCTGTCGCACGTGCTCGTCGAAGTGCAACTGAAGAAGGAGGCCGAGGACTTCGCGGTGAAAGGCACGCGCTTCTGGGTCGTGCGGCCGCGGATCGGCGCGACGGGCGTGTCCGGGCTCGGCACGCTGCTGTCCGGCGCGTACATCGGCGTCGACGCGGGCTGCTCGGACGAGACCGAGAAGTCGTTCACCGGGCTCGAGACGCCGCCCGCCGTCACGGGCGACCAGAAGGGCACGCAATACGTGCTGCGCGGCGATTCGCTCGGCTCGATCGACATCGGCTCGCCGGTGTACTACCGGCGCGTGCAGGTGGGCCAGGTCGTCGGCTTCTCGCTCGACAAGGACGGCACGGGCGTCACGTTCCGCGTGTTCGTCAATGCGCCTTACGACCAGTACGTCGGCCTGAACTCGCGCTGGTGGCAGGCGAGCGGCGTCGATCTGCGGCTCGATTCGAGCGGCTTCAAGCTGAACACGCAGTCGCTCGCGACGGTGATCCTCGGCGGCATTGCGTTCCAGTCGCCGCCGAATCAGGCGGCCGGCCCGCCCGCGCCGAACAACATGACGTTCCGCCTGGGCGCCGACGAAGGCGACGCGATGCGCGAGCCGGACGGCGAGCCGGTGCAGGTCGTGATGAACTTCAACCAGTCGCTGCGCGGGCTGTCGGTCGGCGCGCCCGTCGATTTCCGCGGCATCGTGCTCGGCCAGGTGACGAACATCGGCATCGATTTCGATCCGAAGACGAAGAATTTCACGATGCCGGTGACGATGAACGTCTACCCCGACCGGCTCGGCCGCAAGTTCCGCGAGGCATCGCAGGATAAGGGCTACGCGGCGCGGCGCGAGGTGCTGTCGCGGCTCGTCCAGCACGGGCTGCGCGGCCAGTTGCGCACGGGCAACCTGCTGACGAGCCAGTTGTACGTCGCACTCGACTTCTTCCCGAAGGCGCCGCCCGTGAAGATCGATCTCGCCCGCGAGCCGGTCGAACTGCCGACCGTGCCGAACACGCTCGACGAGCTGCAGTTGCAGGTGGCCGACATCGCGAAGAAGCTCGACAAGGTGCCGTTCGACCAGATCGGCGCGAACCTGAACAGCGCGCTCGCGAACGCGGACAAGCTGTTCAAGCGGCTCGACACCGAGATCGCGCCCGAGGCGCGCGACACGCTGTCCGCCGCGAAGCAGACGTTCACGACCGCGGAGGCGACCTTGCAGCAGGATTCGCCGCTGCAATCGGACGTGCGCGGCGCGCTCAAGGAGCTCACGCGCACGCTGCAATCGCTGAACGCGCTCGCCGACTACCTCGAGCGGCATCCCGAATCGCTGCTGAAAGGCAAACCAGGAGATCAGAAATGA
- a CDS encoding YceI family protein, producing MKVSFYRYMLAAFATASVVVSGAALAQVDLAKSKVSAVSKQMNVPTEGVFKKFSAQIKFDPAKAAQGSAQMTIDVASYDLGDQMYNDQVAGKDWFDAKAYPQASFVSTAIAPAGGNKYNVSGKLTIKGKTVPVTVPVTVTQNGAAQVFDGVLPIKRSTFNVGTGEWKDTSVVADEVQIKFHIVAAK from the coding sequence ATGAAAGTCTCGTTCTACCGCTACATGCTCGCGGCGTTCGCCACCGCCTCGGTCGTCGTGTCGGGCGCCGCGCTCGCGCAGGTCGATCTCGCGAAGAGCAAGGTATCGGCCGTCTCGAAGCAGATGAACGTGCCGACGGAAGGCGTGTTCAAGAAGTTTTCCGCGCAGATCAAGTTCGATCCGGCGAAGGCCGCGCAGGGCAGCGCGCAAATGACGATCGACGTCGCGAGCTATGATCTCGGCGACCAGATGTACAACGATCAGGTCGCGGGCAAGGACTGGTTCGACGCGAAGGCATACCCGCAGGCGAGCTTCGTGTCGACCGCGATCGCGCCGGCGGGCGGCAACAAGTACAACGTGTCCGGCAAGCTGACGATCAAGGGCAAGACGGTGCCCGTGACCGTGCCCGTGACGGTCACGCAGAACGGCGCCGCGCAGGTGTTCGACGGCGTGCTGCCGATCAAGCGCTCGACGTTCAACGTCGGCACGGGCGAATGGAAGGACACCTCGGTCGTCGCCGACGAAGTGCAGATCAAGTTTCACATCGTCGCCGCGAAGTAA
- a CDS encoding YceI family protein has translation MNKQLMIAAGALAAALSFSAHAAPATYQFDPSHTYPSFEADHFGGLSVWRGKFDRSSGTVTLDRAAKTGTVDVTTKVASIATGSQKLDEHLQTADFFDSAKYPDATYKGTIKFEGDRPAEVVGNLTLHGVTKPVTLKIDSFKCMPHPMLKKEVCGVDAVGEFNRDDFGLDYGKQYGFKMKTKLLITAEAVKQ, from the coding sequence TTGAACAAGCAACTGATGATCGCGGCGGGCGCGCTCGCCGCCGCCCTGTCGTTCTCGGCGCACGCGGCGCCCGCGACGTACCAGTTCGACCCGAGCCATACGTATCCGAGCTTCGAGGCGGACCACTTCGGCGGCCTGTCGGTGTGGCGCGGCAAGTTCGACCGGTCGAGCGGCACCGTGACGCTCGACCGCGCGGCGAAGACGGGCACCGTCGACGTGACGACGAAGGTCGCGTCGATCGCGACCGGCAGCCAGAAGCTCGACGAGCACCTGCAGACGGCGGACTTCTTCGATTCGGCGAAGTACCCGGACGCGACCTACAAAGGCACGATCAAGTTCGAGGGCGACAGGCCGGCCGAGGTCGTCGGCAACCTGACGCTGCACGGCGTGACCAAGCCCGTGACGCTGAAGATCGATTCGTTCAAGTGCATGCCGCATCCGATGCTGAAGAAGGAAGTGTGCGGCGTCGACGCGGTCGGCGAGTTCAACCGCGACGACTTCGGTCTCGACTACGGCAAGCAGTACGGCTTCAAGATGAAGACGAAGCTGCTCATCACGGCCGAAGCGGTCAAGCAGTAA
- a CDS encoding VOC family protein, whose amino-acid sequence MTTANNESVIAWFDIPSVDFDRAIRFYETVLQTALQREVIGGVPTAVFVHPEAATGGAVVYDPQRLKPGADGTVVYLNANGPVTAALERAKRAGGIVQGAVIELPNNYGYIGYLIDTEGNRVGLHSLKCS is encoded by the coding sequence ATGACTACCGCAAACAACGAAAGCGTGATCGCCTGGTTCGACATTCCGTCAGTCGATTTCGACCGCGCGATCCGCTTCTACGAGACTGTGCTGCAAACGGCGTTGCAGCGCGAGGTGATCGGCGGCGTGCCGACCGCGGTCTTCGTGCATCCGGAGGCGGCCACGGGCGGCGCGGTCGTCTACGATCCGCAGCGGCTGAAGCCGGGCGCAGACGGCACGGTCGTCTACCTGAACGCGAACGGCCCGGTGACGGCCGCGCTCGAGCGCGCGAAGCGCGCGGGCGGCATCGTGCAGGGCGCGGTGATCGAGCTGCCGAACAACTACGGCTATATCGGCTATCTCATCGATACCGAAGGCAATCGCGTCGGCCTGCATTCGCTCAAATGCAGCTGA
- a CDS encoding THUMP domain-containing class I SAM-dependent RNA methyltransferase, protein MSSPTLFDFFAPCPRGLEAALAAELAQIAARHAIAPYDAGAQVPGGVHFRGAWAAGMAANLHSRIASRVLLKIAHRPYRNEQDVYALALEQPWERWFASTQTLRVDITAIKSPLKSLEFATLRVKDAICDRLREKTGARPSIDTAQPDVRVFAFLTAGDCTLYLDTSGEPLFKRGWRLDKGAAPLRENLAAGILRLAGWTPGTPLYDPMCGSGTFVAEAAQIALGVAPGVERRFGFEKLKQYDITAWQTLKVAAMDAKRAARGKRDDLLIFGSDISGDMLEKARANLERAGVPSLWLKQIDARNMTPPAAAPGVIVTNPPYGERIEVRGRGPRGDVRETGKNRGGDEAFRRTHADSPDSEFFRALGDALKQRFAGWQAFMLSSDRTLPGQLRLRESAKTPLFNGALECRLFRFDLIAGSIRQRPAAADGE, encoded by the coding sequence ATGTCCTCGCCGACCCTATTCGACTTCTTCGCTCCCTGCCCGCGCGGGCTCGAGGCCGCGCTCGCCGCCGAGCTCGCGCAGATCGCCGCGCGCCACGCGATCGCCCCGTACGACGCGGGCGCGCAAGTGCCGGGCGGCGTGCATTTCCGTGGCGCCTGGGCGGCCGGCATGGCCGCCAACCTGCATTCGCGGATCGCGAGCCGCGTGCTGCTGAAGATCGCGCACCGCCCGTACCGCAACGAGCAGGACGTCTACGCGCTCGCGCTCGAGCAGCCGTGGGAGCGCTGGTTCGCATCGACGCAGACGCTGCGCGTGGACATCACCGCGATCAAGTCGCCGCTCAAGAGCCTGGAATTCGCGACGCTGCGCGTGAAGGACGCGATCTGCGACCGCCTGCGCGAGAAGACGGGCGCCCGCCCGAGCATCGACACCGCCCAGCCCGACGTGCGCGTGTTCGCGTTCCTGACGGCGGGCGACTGCACGCTGTATCTCGACACGTCCGGCGAGCCGCTCTTCAAGCGCGGCTGGCGTCTCGACAAGGGCGCGGCGCCGCTGCGCGAGAATCTCGCGGCGGGCATCCTGCGCCTGGCCGGCTGGACGCCGGGCACGCCGCTCTACGATCCGATGTGCGGCAGCGGCACGTTCGTCGCGGAAGCCGCGCAGATCGCGCTCGGCGTCGCGCCGGGCGTCGAGCGCCGCTTCGGCTTCGAGAAGCTCAAGCAATACGACATCACCGCGTGGCAGACGCTGAAGGTCGCCGCGATGGACGCGAAGCGCGCGGCGCGCGGCAAGCGCGACGATCTGCTGATCTTCGGCAGCGACATCTCGGGCGACATGCTCGAGAAGGCGCGCGCGAACCTCGAGCGCGCGGGCGTGCCGTCGCTGTGGCTCAAGCAGATCGACGCGCGCAACATGACGCCGCCCGCCGCCGCGCCCGGCGTGATCGTCACGAACCCGCCGTACGGCGAGCGGATCGAGGTGCGCGGCCGCGGCCCGCGCGGCGACGTGCGCGAGACGGGCAAGAACCGCGGCGGCGACGAAGCCTTCCGCCGCACGCACGCCGATTCGCCCGACAGCGAATTCTTCCGCGCGCTCGGCGATGCGCTCAAGCAGCGCTTCGCCGGCTGGCAGGCGTTCATGCTGAGCTCGGACCGCACGCTGCCGGGCCAGTTGCGACTGCGCGAATCGGCGAAGACGCCGTTGTTCAACGGCGCGCTCGAGTGCCGGCTGTTCCGTTTCGATCTGATCGCGGGCAGCATCCGGCAACGCCCGGCAGCGGCCGACGGCGAGTAA
- a CDS encoding cytochrome b, with the protein MASFSSSASPAAAYTRTAIALHWLIALLIVCGFALGWVMTSIPGFTPAKLKYYSWHKWIGVTVFAIAIVRVLWRATHVPPPMPAGMPAWQRAGAHAVHGLLYVLMLVIPVTGYLYSSAANIPVVYLGLVPLPRLIDPDPALKETLKTAHVLLNYGLLALVAAHVAAAVKHQWFDRDGVLSRMLPFLK; encoded by the coding sequence ATGGCATCGTTTTCGTCTTCGGCTTCGCCTGCGGCAGCTTACACGCGTACCGCGATCGCGCTCCACTGGCTGATCGCGCTGCTCATCGTGTGCGGCTTCGCGCTCGGCTGGGTGATGACGAGCATCCCGGGCTTCACGCCCGCGAAGCTCAAATACTATTCGTGGCACAAGTGGATCGGCGTGACGGTGTTCGCGATCGCGATCGTGCGCGTGCTCTGGCGCGCGACCCACGTGCCGCCGCCGATGCCGGCCGGCATGCCCGCGTGGCAGCGCGCGGGCGCGCACGCGGTGCACGGGCTGCTTTACGTGCTGATGCTCGTGATTCCGGTGACGGGCTACCTGTATAGCTCGGCCGCGAACATTCCGGTCGTCTATCTCGGGCTCGTGCCGTTGCCGCGCCTGATCGACCCCGATCCGGCGCTGAAGGAAACGCTGAAGACGGCGCACGTGCTGCTCAACTACGGCCTGCTCGCGCTCGTCGCCGCGCACGTCGCGGCGGCCGTCAAGCACCAGTGGTTCGACCGCGACGGCGTGCTGTCGCGGATGCTTCCCTTCCTCAAATAA
- the secF gene encoding protein translocase subunit SecF, with protein MEFFRIRKDIPFMRHALVFNVVSLVTFLSAVFFLFHRGLHLSVEFTGGTVIEVQYQQAAQLEPVRATLGYADSQVQNFGTSRNVLIRLPLKQGLTSAQQSDQVMAALKAQNADVALQRVEFVGPQVGRELATDGLLALACVVIGIVIYLSFRFEWKYAVAGIIANLHDVVIILGFFAFFQWEFSLSVLAAVLAVLGYSVNESVVIFDRIRETFRRERKMTVQEVINHAITSTMSRTIITHTSTEMMVLSMFFFGGPTLHYFALALTVGIMFGIYSSVFVAGSLAMWLGIKREDLVKEKKSAHDPNDPNAGAQV; from the coding sequence ATGGAATTTTTCCGCATCCGTAAAGACATTCCGTTCATGCGGCACGCGTTGGTCTTCAACGTGGTCTCGCTCGTGACGTTCCTCTCCGCCGTGTTCTTCCTGTTCCATCGCGGGCTGCATCTGTCCGTCGAATTCACGGGCGGCACCGTGATCGAAGTGCAGTACCAGCAGGCCGCGCAGCTCGAACCCGTGCGCGCGACGCTCGGCTACGCCGACTCGCAGGTGCAGAACTTCGGCACGTCGCGCAACGTGCTGATTCGCCTGCCGCTCAAGCAGGGCCTCACGTCCGCGCAGCAGAGCGACCAGGTGATGGCCGCGCTGAAGGCGCAGAACGCCGACGTCGCGCTGCAGCGCGTCGAGTTCGTCGGCCCGCAGGTCGGCCGCGAGCTCGCGACCGACGGCCTGCTCGCGCTCGCGTGCGTCGTGATCGGCATCGTCATCTATCTGTCGTTCCGCTTCGAATGGAAGTACGCGGTCGCCGGCATCATCGCGAACCTGCACGACGTCGTGATCATTCTCGGCTTCTTCGCGTTCTTCCAGTGGGAGTTCTCGCTGTCGGTGCTGGCGGCGGTGCTCGCGGTGCTCGGCTACTCGGTCAACGAATCGGTCGTCATCTTCGACCGGATCCGCGAGACGTTCCGCCGCGAGCGCAAGATGACGGTGCAGGAAGTGATCAACCATGCGATCACGAGCACGATGTCGCGCACGATCATCACGCACACGTCGACGGAAATGATGGTGCTGTCGATGTTCTTCTTCGGCGGCCCGACGCTGCACTACTTCGCGCTCGCGCTGACGGTCGGCATCATGTTCGGCATCTATTCGTCGGTGTTCGTCGCCGGCTCGCTCGCGATGTGGCTCGGCATCAAACGCGAGGATCTCGTCAAGGAGAAGAAGTCCGCGCACGATCCGAACGATCCGAACGCGGGCGCGCAGGTGTAA
- a CDS encoding paraquat-inducible protein A, translating into MTGLVTAARAGMASCHACGHVQKLARPAQQALGSHDRPERCARCGAALHLRTPDSIARTLALLIAAAILYIPANLLPIMRTTSIVGSQEDTIMSGVVYFWTSGEWPLAVVVFVASILVPMMKLGVLAILVYTAQRRSAWRPMQRTRLYRIVERIGRWSMLDIFVVTLTVALVHFRSLAVITAGPGALAFGSVVILTMLASMQFDPRLIWDNVEHSGNAHE; encoded by the coding sequence ATGACCGGCCTCGTCACCGCCGCGCGCGCCGGCATGGCGAGCTGCCATGCGTGCGGCCACGTGCAGAAGCTCGCGCGGCCGGCTCAGCAGGCGCTCGGCTCGCACGACAGGCCCGAGCGTTGCGCGCGCTGCGGCGCCGCGCTGCACCTGCGCACGCCGGACAGCATCGCGCGCACGCTCGCGCTGCTGATCGCCGCCGCGATCCTCTACATTCCGGCGAACCTGCTGCCGATCATGCGCACCACGTCGATCGTCGGCTCGCAGGAAGACACGATCATGAGCGGCGTCGTCTATTTCTGGACGTCGGGCGAATGGCCGCTCGCCGTGGTCGTGTTCGTCGCGAGCATTCTCGTGCCGATGATGAAGCTCGGCGTGCTCGCGATCCTCGTCTACACCGCGCAGCGCCGCTCCGCGTGGCGGCCGATGCAGCGCACCCGGCTCTACCGGATCGTCGAGCGGATCGGGCGCTGGTCGATGCTCGACATCTTCGTCGTCACGCTCACCGTCGCGCTCGTCCATTTCCGCTCGCTCGCCGTGATCACGGCGGGCCCCGGCGCGCTCGCGTTCGGCTCCGTCGTGATCCTGACGATGCTCGCGTCGATGCAGTTCGACCCGCGCCTCATCTGGGACAACGTAGAACACTCAGGGAATGCTCATGAATAG